The window GAGCGACGGTTTCATCGCCTCGTACTGGGCGTAGACCTGATCCGATGTCAGACCCTGCATCACCATGTTGGCTCCATCAAAGATCGTGACGAGAGCTGGGTTGTTGACCTTCTCTGCGATCGCGGCAAGTAAGTCGCCGGTTTGGCCAACCAAGTTTGCTTCGACTTCCAAGCCAAACGTCAAACCACGTTTGTCGCACGCTTCAGCGATTTGCCCGAGTTGGTCGGAGACCTGATCGATGTGATCTTCGGGCGACGTGCCTTTGGGGTGATAGAACGAGAAACCGCGAAGCAATTTGCAGTCGAAGGCCTCCGCCCGATCGCAAGCAGTTTGCACGTCTTCGGCGAGGTATTTTTCAAATGGAATGAACTTGTTCGAAGTCCCATCCTCGACGTCCAGCAGCTTCACCTTGCCAATCGGCGAGCCGATGCTGCTGACCGACATTCCATACTCTTTGTGCAGTTCCTGAAGCGTCTCAATTTCGGAAGGTTCCAGCATCATCACGTTTTTGATGCCATTTCCGACATCGACGAAACGAATCGAGTAGTGCTGAAGTCCGATGGCGGCCAGAGCTGCGAATTGCTCATTGGCTCTTTTTGAGAACGCGGATTCGTCGGCGAAACCAGACAGAATGACGGAGGACATGGCGCAGGCGGATTTTGTGAGGAAGGACGGGGAATTCATGCCGTGATCAGATCACGCTTCGTCGGGGTAGGTCACGATGATGTTGCTGTTCAGGCCGCCGCGTGGCGTCCATTTGCTCTCCACGGTGACTTTGCGAGGCTGGACGACGGCGACAAAGTCGTCCAGAATTCGGTTGGTGACTTGCTCGTAGAAAATTCCTTCGTTGCGAAATTTCTGCAAGTACATTTTCAAGCTCTTCAGCTCCACGCAAACACGGTCTGGGACGTACGTGAAAACGATCGTTCCATAGTCGGGTTGTCCCGTTTTCGGGCAAACCGACGTGAATTCCGGGCAATGATGCTCGATCGTGAAATTTCGTGTCGGGGCGGGGTTTTCAAAAACTTCGAGAGTGTCTCGAAAAGAGGCTGTGTCGCTCACGTGGTTTGGTTCACTTCTAGAAACGCGGTGTCGTTTGAAATCGGTCGATCATCCAGTCGATGTTTTACCCGCTGAGCACTCGGCGGAAACCCCCGGGGACGCACGCGCCTCGGAATCGTCGCTGCTGATTTCAGAAACCTTCGTCAGTCGTCAAGGCGAAGGCGAATTGACCGGCACCGAAAGCGTCTTCATCCGGACCAGTGGCTGCAATCTGCGGTGCTGGTTTTGCGACACGCCTTACGCGTCTTGGAAGCCCGAAGGAACGCGGCAAACGATCGAGGACTTGTTGCAATTGGTCGCGAAGTCAGGCGTGAAGCACGTGGTGCTGACCGGTGGAGAACCTTTGATTGCCAAGGGGATCGTCAGCTTGATCGATCAGTTGCGATCGGCGGGGAATCACGTGACGATTGAAACCGCTGGAACCGTCGACCCTGGTGCGAGATGCGATTTGCTGTCGCTCAGCCCCAAGCTGCGGGCAAGCACTCCAGACGCGAAGGATCACCCGCGCCTGGCAAAAATGCACGCTGAAAGGCGGTTGCCGATCAACACGATGAAGCAATTGATTCAATCCGCAGAAGCGACCCAGGTCAAATTTGTGGTCGATTCGGCCGATGAATTGCCTGAGATCGATGAGGTCGTGCGGCAATTGGAGATCGCAGCGGATGCCGTGTATTTGATGCCGCAAGGGATCTCGGTCGAACAGCTGGACGCCGCACGGCCATGGTTGGAACCGATGGCGATCTCGCGAGGCTATCAATATTGCGACCGCATGCAAATTCGTTGGTTCGGCAACCGCCGAGGAACCTGATCGGCCTGGGCACCAATTCGCAAATTTTTTTGTGCGAGTGAATCGGTGCGAGAGAAGGCCCTGTTGGCGGGAAAGGGTTCGCGAGAAAGGTCTGTGCGCAAAAAAAACGGCGTCGTTTGAGAAACGACGCCGATCGAATGTTTGA of the Rhodopirellula baltica SH 1 genome contains:
- a CDS encoding 7-carboxy-7-deazaguanine synthase QueE, whose product is MSLTWFGSLLETRCRLKSVDHPVDVLPAEHSAETPGDARASESSLLISETFVSRQGEGELTGTESVFIRTSGCNLRCWFCDTPYASWKPEGTRQTIEDLLQLVAKSGVKHVVLTGGEPLIAKGIVSLIDQLRSAGNHVTIETAGTVDPGARCDLLSLSPKLRASTPDAKDHPRLAKMHAERRLPINTMKQLIQSAEATQVKFVVDSADELPEIDEVVRQLEIAADAVYLMPQGISVEQLDAARPWLEPMAISRGYQYCDRMQIRWFGNRRGT
- a CDS encoding NADPH-dependent 7-cyano-7-deazaguanine reductase QueF, translated to MSDTASFRDTLEVFENPAPTRNFTIEHHCPEFTSVCPKTGQPDYGTIVFTYVPDRVCVELKSLKMYLQKFRNEGIFYEQVTNRILDDFVAVVQPRKVTVESKWTPRGGLNSNIIVTYPDEA
- a CDS encoding sugar phosphate isomerase/epimerase family protein translates to MSSVILSGFADESAFSKRANEQFAALAAIGLQHYSIRFVDVGNGIKNVMMLEPSEIETLQELHKEYGMSVSSIGSPIGKVKLLDVEDGTSNKFIPFEKYLAEDVQTACDRAEAFDCKLLRGFSFYHPKGTSPEDHIDQVSDQLGQIAEACDKRGLTFGLEVEANLVGQTGDLLAAIAEKVNNPALVTIFDGANMVMQGLTSDQVYAQYEAMKPSLGWLHIKDYKDPSLNGRVDHVDEESASHFVPADQGDSAHERIFEDLKTFLPTLADRMSRRGVEGIYLDLEPHVRGGGQFGGFSGPDGFGIAARGLCRVLDKVGIDYHLRTFEDLEAAKAQQS